The genomic interval TTTTAATGTTGCATTGTTACAAGTACATTGAAAtgtctttcttgcaaactcaaagcccaacaatgcaataatcaataacaatgtattacaAAAACATAATagtaataagaataagaaatacgAAAAACACTAAGTAAGCactgcatcactctccttcttggtcaaatagcccttacacagcctggaggtgtgttgggccattgtcctgttgaaaaacaaatggtagttctactaagcccaaaccagatgggatggcatatcgctgcagaatgcggtggtagccatgctggttaagtgtgccttgaattctaaataagtcacagtgtcaccagcgaagcacacccacaccatcacacctcctcctccatgcttcacggtgggaaccacacatgcggaaatcatccgttcacctacactgtgtctcacaaagacgcagaggttggaaccaaaaattgcaaatttggactcatcagaccaaaggacagatttccaccggtctaatgtccattgctcgtgtttcttggcccaagcaagtctcttcttattgatgtcctttagtagtggtttctttgcagcaatttgaccatgaaggcctgattcacacagtctcctctgaacaattgatattgagatgtgtctgttacttgaactctgtgaagcatttatttgggctgcaatttgaggctgggaactctaatgaacttattctctgcagcagaggtaactctgggtcttcctttcctgtggcggtcctcatgagagccagtttcatcaatgcgcttgatggtttttgcgactgcgcttgaagaaactttcagttcttgaaatgttcccggattgactgaccttcatgtcttaaagtaatgatggactgtctttctctttgcttatttgagctgttcataatatggacttggtcttttaccaactagggctatcttctgtataccacccctaccttgtcacaacacaactgattggctcaaacgcattaagaaggaaatcaattccacatattaacttttaacaaggagcacctgttaattgaaatgtattccaggtgactacctcatgaagctagttgagagaatgccaagagtgatcaaagctgtcatcaaggcaaagggtggctactttgaagaaactcaaatataaaatatacataacacttgtttggttactacatgattccatatgtgctatttcatagttttgatgtcttcactattattctacaatgtagaaaatagtacaaataaagaaaaaccctggaatgagtaggtgtgtccaaagttttaactggtactgtatgtacagcaaATATTTAGAACTCaattccaataccatatttacatatgcagggatactggagtgatggaggagatatgtataggggtaaggtgactaggcaacaggatatgagtttaacagagtagcagcagcttgtatgtgagtgggtgcggctagtgtgcatattatgtgtgagtgagcaaatgatggagagagagtttgtgtgtgtgtgtgtgtgtgtgttggagtgacagtgagTGCGAGTGTTTTGGGTCCtgagagtgtgcatagagacagtgcaaatactgaaataaaaggtcaataaagatacaaggtAAACTCTGTCAAGGTAAACATCTGTACCACATGGGCGTGGAGTGAGTCTGCCAACACCAATGGTGTTCAGTACAGACGTCCTCCAGCACTAGTGGGTTAAACGTTATATAACTTCTGTTTAGGGAGAACATTTAGACAGATTTAACTCTTGCCCTAACGTGGCTTTATTCCCTGCTCCTCCCTCCTTCGTAATCCTGAGCCAAGGATTGGCTGCCTCCATTtgatatccccctttcccttgtcTTTCTTCTGGTAGGCTCTGCTtgagtcacaaatggcaccctactccctatgtagtgccttCCTTTTGAATAGAACCTGGTGGTCtgatcaaaagtactgcactatgtagggaatagggtagcatTTGGGACGTAAATTTGTCTTCGCCTGTTAATAACTCAGAAGACGGTGAGGCTTTGTAATCTACAGATCAGCTTTTGCCTCAAACAAACTGTGATGACTTCAGAGACAACGCCAGGGAACCGCAGTAATGACAGTAAATTGAGTTTAAAAAGCTATTTATACAAGTTACTGAGTGTAAAATGAACCTTCATCATGAAGGAATTTACATCATCAATGGATAAGATCCAtggaatttttgttgttgttgtattgtatACTCATTGTAACTTctagaaataataataatgactGATTGCGTTTATATAGCGCCTTAGATCCACCTACCGTAGGTGCTCACTGCTCAAAGCGCTATACATAGCAAGGGGGGAACTCACCTCTTCCACCaccaatgtgtagcacccactTGGGTGATGTACGGCAACTATTTTGTACCAGAACGCTCAACACACATCACCTATCAtggtggagaggtgaggagtgatataAGTGCCATGGTATTTTTAATGACAACAgacagtcaggacacccatttaatgtcccatccgaaagacggcaccctactcAGGACAATGTCCCCTTCACAGCCCTGGGGCATTGGAATCTCCTAAGACCAGAGGGAAGACGtcccctactggccctccaacaccacttccatcggcatctggtctcccatctagggacTGACCAGGTTCCGGTTTCCCAAAAGGaatttgtctcaatatatttcatgattttttaaatgtaacctttatttaactaggcaagtcagttaagaacaaattcttatttacaatgacggcctaccccggccaaaccctaacccggacgacggtgggccaattgtacaccgccctatgggactcccaatcacagccggttgtgatacagcctggaatcgaaccagggtctgtagtgacgcctctagcactgagatgcagtgccttagaccgctgcgccacccgggagccccATGCAGACATTGCAGACAGTGAGGTGGTTAGAAAGAGACAAAAGGTAAACGGAGACTTAGAACACTGCTTTGCTCTCATGAGGTTTTTAATGGCGACGTTTCAACCCTTATTCATCAGGTTACTTATTATCTGATATTAAGCACTTGTTCAGAAACATGGGTTATGTGTATGTAACTTTCTCCTATATTGATTGGAGAGGATGAAACAAAAAAGGGCCTGCTTGAGACCCGATATGAGATGTAACTAGAGCATGTTGAGGGATCTTTTGCTATAAATTCACAAGTTCACATCGTCAAAGAAAGCTAAGCCAACATTGACACATTTCACGATACTTGACATCATCAACCTTCATCATTCAGTTGACATTGCAAGGTATTGCACAACCAGCAGGTTATACCTACATGTTTCctatactgtagtgtagataCAGGAAGTTGCAGTATGTAAGAGGGACATGAAGCACTTGGAATGTGGCAAGCAACACAATCTACAGTCGTGGATAATATGAAATGAACTCCCATTTTTATTTTCAGGAACAACAATGATACCTTACCATAGAGACTTGATGTTGAGTCTGTTTTCTTTTTGTTTAACACGATTTTGGTTACTatgtgattccacatgtgttagtTCATCgatttgatgccttcactattattctacaatgtacaaaatagtaaaaataaagaaaagccctagaatgagtaggtgtatctaaacttttgactggtactctatatatTGATATATTTGTTTTCCCCCCAAAACATATGGAGTACATGTTAATTATACAGTTCAATTGTTTTACAATATTATAAACAAGTAAAAATATGGTCATTATTTTTCTTCATATCTTCATATTCTTCATATCTAGTTGTGAGAACTCTACATGGTCACTTAGGTTATTGCTGATAGGGATGTCCCACAACTCATCACTAAGGAGGATTGGTCCTTGCTATGTGGGATCTTCGGTATATCCCTACCCCACTGAAGTTGACATAAAAAATGGTTAAGGAAggttacggtaagggttaaggttagggtttagggtagtgaTGTCCCAGGGATCCTGGGTTGCACTAACCAAGGAGGATTCCCTTTAGATTGAGGACAGTCCACACCTGGCAAGTTGCCCTCACTATGACAAGTCTTAAGCTGGTTACAAGCTGTTTATGAAACATCTAGCAGGACTGTGACACAAATGACTCTGGTATTAGAGGGCAATCTTTTCAAACGTGGGAACTGCTTTCATTTTAATGGAATAATTTCCTCAAAAATGAAATGTTGGTATTTCTTTCATTAGTCCCAAAAGGCTTTGAATGTCAGCGATCAAGTTTTCAAGACATAGGACTTTCAAAAAGATAATTGTAACTTGCCACATCATCATGAGGATGTGTTTTGCAAGTTAGTTCAACAGTGGACTAAAAAATACCAAAAGATCATTTTTGAATGGAGTATTCCTTTAAGCCGCTCATTGGTTCATTTTTAAATGGCACATAGTGTACTGTACTTTGGGTAGTTTGCGTACTCAGACTCTATAATATAGAAAACCTATACACCTTAAACAAATACTCTAATTTTCAACACACATTTCCTCTTGGAATCCTCAAGTTGCTTTTAATTGAAACtttatttgaaataaataaatgacacTACATATTCAACAATCTAAAATACTTCTCCTGCTTCATTAATGCGTCTTCCAAAGATGTCTCTGATAAACATGTTGCATAAAGGATCGGTTTATTGCGTGTCCGTTGGATACTAAAATAGCTGGTTGGCTACTTCTCTAGGGTCAGTCAGACCAAACAGCTGCCTGTTACGTGCCACCAATATGGCCAGACCAGTGCCATCGGTAGGTACACACACCCTGCTGATTCAGAGTGCAGTGTGGCCAAGTCACCACAGGAGGGAGGGCCACATCCAACCCTGCATTAGTTTGAACGGCATGCACATATGCATACAAATCAAATTCCTATAAAGTGGCATTGCTCTGTCAGAAAAATAATGCTTTCTTTTAGGTGAACAGCAGGACATTACAGAATGAGTAGGGAAAAAGGGATAAAGAAAATATATGCTCACTTCAAATTGACTAGACCATTTAGATACTACAGATATTTATGTACCGTACAATCTGGATTATACTAGAGATATACATCCTTGTTGAGTGAGGTGTCTGTATAGGCTGAAAATATGTGACAGATTTGACTGCTTGGGATTTTTTCATATTGAGATTCtgaagtaaaaaaacaaaaacattttgcaTGTGTATCCTCAGGTTAGGAGGTACATTCTTAGTCATACACGTGTGTATGCAcgcccacccacccagccacacTCATGAACTGACACGGTGACACGTAGTCCAACACTCACTGATCTGAACCTATCAATAACACCTGTCAGGTTCTCATACAGGCACCAATCAGCAGCACGAGGAAACAGCCATGTGGCAGACCCTGAGGTACAGAGGGACGGAAGGAGGGACAcgacacacacatggacagacgGACACAGACTCCAGTCTAAAACTCGACCGTCCGGCATAGAATCAAAAACGTACAAACTTCTCTGaggctcttctttgtctacagccTGCTGATACAGTTATGATACCgctgctctctctgtttctctccctcctggcCGCCTCAGTCGTAGCTAAAGGTAAGAATCTCTTTGTCTTTGGTCATGTACATGTTGTTAGATTTCCTAGACATCTATCTTTTAGTCTTTATTTCCTGTTTTCTTTAAAGTCCTTCCTGAATGGTGTGATATTCTCTTCTATCTTTTTGACCTCTATGTTACAATATGCACACTAATATACACACTAGTATACCCCACTAGTATACCCCTAATACATGCCCAGTACATTGCTTCATTCTAAATGGTATGCTGAAATTGACATTGGGATTGAGCCTATGACTGGCTTTCTGAGAGCCGTTCTACAGATTGATGCATTTTTCCTCTCCATGTTTCTAAAGAGATGGAACTAGTGTAGGTAGTTGGGTTAGGGCTTGTTCAACTAATTTCATCCATCTAATTCCATcaacccccccacctctctctctctcgctctctctctctctctccctacagacaGCGCCCTCCCAACCCTGAGTGATGTCACTGCAGCCGAGGCCTTCATCGAAGCCTCTGAGGTGGTCGTCATCGGGTTCTTTGAGGTCAGACAGGAAACAAGCGTGGGAAGGgcaggatgggaggggagggagggaaatgtAACGTGTACAGTAACCTACTGTAGGCCTGAGTAAGGTTGACACATCACGATGGTACAAAACCACAGCAGATTTTTAGCATCGTTGGCTAGACGCTACACCACTAACGTGCGGCCGGACGCGGCCAGCCAGATATAACCGAGGGCAAATTGAACCATAACTCAGATTTGAGACgagaacaacaaaaaaacatgcattCCTTCCTGTGCACTGTTGTGTGTTCGTAGCTACAGTCCCAGCTGCTGTCAGGTTTGGCCAGAAACTATTTCCTGTGGCCACACATGTGGCACAGGAAGTGACTAGCTGGCGTTGCCTTGGGGATAGTAGGCGGCCGTCCCAGAGTGCCAAGCGGTGGCCCGAGCCCTTTGGCCAAACTCAGTGTGCGGGGGACGATGGGCCGCTGGACAAGGAAATGAGGACGCATCTGAGGAATTGGCACAGAGGAGATCGCTGTAAACAAGCGTAAACAGAGCGTGGGTGAAGGGTGGAaagaaggagtggaggaggagagagagagagagagagagagagagagagagagagagagagagagagagagagagagagagagagagagagagagagagagagagagagagagagagagagagagagagagagagagagagtaaatggTGGACTGCCGTGTACCTGCTGGGGACCAAAATATTATTTCAAGACATTCTTTGAGGATGATTCTATGACAAATACAAGGGACCAAAATATTATTCACTGAAATTCACTTGGGCTAAGTGGCAATTTGAATCTCAAAAACAGACTTCAATAGTATATCACTGTAGTGAGTGTTATTAGACTCgaacattctctctccctctctgtctgccccctctctctcgccatctctttccctctctctctcagactcccTCAGAGGAGACTTTTGGCTACAAAGAGCTTGTGGAGGCAGCTAAGACTGTGAAGCATATCCCTGTGGCTCTGTGCAGCGATAAGGAGGCATGGGCCAAACTCAGCATCGTGTCTGACACTATCGCCATCTTCAGAAAGGTAAACTACTACACCACACCTTTCACTTTGTCCAACAGAAATCACCTGCTTTGACAACAAATTTATGAGAAAATATCAACTGAAAAATgtgatctatgtgtgtgtgttcaggcagATAACCACCAAGACAACCTTCAGCTCTCTGAGACCAAGAAAGTGGAGGCGGACGGCCTTGCTCGTTTTATCACCATGAACGAGCTTCGCTACATCACCGAGTACAACCAAGTGGTAGTCACTGACCACAGCACTGTTCATCTACACCTTACACACTACTCTATACAACAGCACCTATTAACAGTTATACCAGCCTTGTCATGATTACACCTTGCCATCACATCTTTGTATTATTAGCCTTTCATGTTCAGTCATATAACCAGACTATACCTACAGACAGTTAATGTACTGTCACATGCCTCTGTTGATATCTATTtcctatagctctctctctctcctctcagacagcAGTGGGTCTGTTCCAGTCTGAGGTGAAGGCACACCTCCTGCTCTTCATCAACAGGGGGAGTGGTGACTATAAAGAGCTCAAGGACCGACTAGGAGCTCTGGCCCCAGAATTTGTTGGCGAGGTGAGAGCAGGCAAGCAGCAACTGGACCTGAAAAGAGTGACTGAACAAAACCTCTGTTATATCGGCCATTTGATTCAAATCTTGAGATAATGTCCCTAATCCCCTATTTGGAATCGGTTCTTTTGAATCAACTATTTAATTGAATCTTGAATTTAATATGTAAATTGGATCAATGGAGTCAGATGTTTTGAACTGCTCTGTGAACTGAGAAAACCCTTACCAAATGCGGGAGATAAGGAACTGTCCATCAACAAAATTCATATATATATTGAACTACTTTTGACATTGGTCTCGTCCAATAAAACCACTGATTTTAGTTTTAGTTTTGGTTGTCAAACGTATTTGCTACAGTGTGCTCTACTGAATATTACCATGATTTCTTTGTCACAGTTCTTGTTTGTGCTGGTACACGGGGTGAAGTCCAATGAGAAATCTCTGGGCTACTTCGGCCTGACGTCACGTGACCTTCCCCGCGTGGGCATTTACGACGGCGACTCAGATATGAAGTGGCTCATGCCCGAGGGAGAGATCTCCACCGAGCGTGTGCGGGAATTCTGCCAGTCACTCATACTAGGCAATCTCAAGGTCAGAGGTCAAAACAAACCTGAGTTCAAATAGTATTGGTTCTCTTTCAAATGCCTTTGAggtttgattgagcctgcctggagtgccagatggacagggtttgcactttttggactattctattggttccattgtgacAGGCAAGCTCAATTAAGAGCAGGTAAATacgtatttgaaagaaaacaaatactatttgaacccatatCTATGGCGCCGTATATACGTTTCAGTGGCTTTGATAATATGTAGAAAGAGGCAATAAATTGTACTGTGTGGCCTCCATTTAATGTATCTATATTGCTTCTCAAAAACTTTTTTCATCTTTTTAGGAGGTGAAGCAGGCAGGAGAACCTGATCCTAAAACGGAGttgtaaaataaacaaataaaggaATGTAAATAATTAGCTTTATGACAATAATTGTGTCTTTTTTGGAGTCAGTATTGATTTCTGCCTGAAtcttatgtaggctatgtgtgtgcTCTGGTGGGcatggtgtgtgtttatgtgaggGCAAGTCTGCCATCTGCGAGTTGACAACAGCTCAGTGGCTACTCACCACTGAGATTTTGGATGTGATGGTTACAATCACAACTGACTGACCTCAGTAGACTAATAGGGCCTGGAGGGTCTAACAGAGAAAGAAGAATTGGAATCTGTCTTCAGAAAAAATAACAGTTGAGGATTTCAAATGCAATCGCAAAGaaacaacaaatacaatagaATATGATGCAgtatattacaatacaatacatatttGTGTATTTACATGCAAATGCTACATTTAAGTGCAGACCTGTGTTCAAATACATGTACAGGATATTTGAGTGTCTGGTAAATAAAACACTTTTTCAAATACACAGCCCAAAACAATaacttttatttttgtatttgagTGGTTATTTGTAAAAGCCAAATAGTCTGCCAAATTGTATTATTTGACAGTATTTTTAAATTCTTATGTAAATTCATGAGAGTATATTTGAGTTTTTCAAATGCTTtaagtgtatttccaaatatataaaaaaattcaACTACTTATcttttgaaataaaagatcagaaTACTTCGAATGTATGAGCAATTAATTGAAATATTTtaaatacagtggcaagaaaaagtatgtgagccgtttggaattacctggatttctgcataaattggtcataaaattggatctgatcttcatctaagtcacaacaacagacaaacacagtctgtttaaacgaataacacaaacaattatatgttgtcatgtctttattgaactcaccgtgtaaacattcacagtatagggtgggaaaagtatgtgaaatgttggatttaataactggttgaccctcctttggcagcaataaactcaaccaaacgttttctgtagacCTGCAcagcggtcaggaggaatttttggACCATtaatctttacaaaactgtttcagttcagcaatattcttaggatgtctggtgtgaaccgctctcgaggtcatgccacagcgtCTCAATGGGTTGAgttcaggactctgactgggccactccagaaggcgtattttcttctgttcaagccattctgttgttgatttacttgtgttttgggtcattgtcctgttgcgtcacccaacttctgttgagcttcaactgGCGGAATGATAGCCTtaaattctcctgcaaaatgtcttgataaacttgggaattcatttttctgtcaaTGATAGCAAGTTGTCCAGGCCctaaggcagcaaagcagccccaaaccatgatgatccctccaccatactttacagttgggatgaggttttgatgttggtgtgctgtgactttttttctccacacatagtgttatgtgttccttccaaacaaatCAACTTTAgtttgactcctgactccaaataGCTTTTGGAAAAGTCAATAGCCAAGGGGTTcccatactttttccaacctacactgtgaatgtttaaatgatgtatttaatatagacaagaaacatacaataatttgtgtgttattagtttaagcacactgtgtttgtctattg from Salvelinus alpinus chromosome 2, SLU_Salpinus.1, whole genome shotgun sequence carries:
- the LOC139567878 gene encoding endoplasmic reticulum resident protein 27-like; protein product: MIPLLSLFLSLLAASVVAKDSALPTLSDVTAAEAFIEASEVVVIGFFETPSEETFGYKELVEAAKTVKHIPVALCSDKEAWAKLSIVSDTIAIFRKADNHQDNLQLSETKKVEADGLARFITMNELRYITEYNQVTAVGLFQSEVKAHLLLFINRGSGDYKELKDRLGALAPEFVGEFLFVLVHGVKSNEKSLGYFGLTSRDLPRVGIYDGDSDMKWLMPEGEISTERVREFCQSLILGNLKEVKQAGEPDPKTEL